The Echinicola rosea genome has a segment encoding these proteins:
- a CDS encoding pseudouridine synthase — protein MKKHNRNNRDGKRNSGGPSSRTNKSSDFRSHGKPKRTENRFRNSDNDKRRNTNSDFSPLQKYRKDTPSPRQNDKENEAQYKTVYKGRGKDQKPVFGTEKINDQNFRSKAGKFKQNRFIKSNRFEQEEKPEYNLKKVKPRQAKPESSEIRLNKYIANAGICSRRDADKLIEKGEVKVNGEVITELGYRVLLTDKVAYKGKLINPEKPVYVLLNKPKDFITTTDDPMNRKTVMHLVASACEERIFPVGRLDRNTTGLLLFTNDGELAAKLSHPTEKVRKIYQVTLDNPISKAHFEEIAEGITLEDGLVNVDDIQILSKDRTILGLEIHVGKNRIVRRIFAHLGYDVIALDRVTYAGLTKKDLSRGKWRFLTEKEVINLKFMKK, from the coding sequence ATGAAAAAGCATAACAGGAACAACAGGGACGGCAAGAGAAACTCAGGTGGCCCTTCTTCCCGCACGAATAAATCTTCCGATTTCCGGTCTCATGGCAAGCCCAAGAGAACAGAAAACAGATTTAGAAATTCTGATAACGACAAAAGGAGAAATACCAATTCCGATTTTTCCCCATTACAAAAATACAGGAAAGATACACCAAGCCCCCGTCAAAACGACAAAGAAAACGAAGCACAATATAAGACTGTTTACAAAGGACGTGGAAAAGACCAAAAACCTGTCTTTGGGACTGAAAAAATAAACGATCAGAACTTCCGTTCCAAGGCGGGGAAATTCAAGCAAAACCGGTTCATCAAAAGCAACCGATTTGAGCAAGAAGAAAAACCCGAATACAACCTCAAAAAGGTCAAACCACGGCAAGCTAAGCCAGAAAGCAGTGAAATCAGGCTCAACAAGTACATCGCCAATGCCGGGATATGCTCCAGAAGGGATGCTGACAAGCTGATCGAAAAAGGAGAGGTCAAAGTGAATGGTGAAGTGATCACCGAACTCGGCTATCGAGTTTTGCTGACCGATAAAGTGGCGTACAAAGGCAAGCTTATCAATCCAGAGAAGCCAGTTTACGTACTCCTGAACAAACCAAAGGATTTCATTACGACCACAGATGATCCCATGAACCGTAAAACGGTTATGCACTTGGTCGCTTCGGCTTGTGAGGAGAGGATTTTCCCGGTGGGAAGACTTGACCGAAATACCACTGGCCTTTTACTTTTTACCAATGATGGTGAACTTGCAGCCAAACTCTCCCATCCAACTGAAAAGGTCAGAAAAATCTATCAGGTCACCCTTGACAATCCCATCAGCAAAGCGCATTTTGAAGAAATAGCGGAAGGCATTACGCTGGAAGATGGACTTGTCAATGTGGATGACATCCAGATCCTCTCCAAGGACAGGACGATCTTGGGACTGGAGATCCACGTAGGCAAAAACAGGATCGTGAGAAGAATATTTGCTCACTTGGGCTATGATGTGATCGCTCTTGACCGGGTGACGTATGCCGGCCTGACCAAAAAAGACCTTTCTAGAGGTAAATGGAGATTCCTTACAGAAAAAGAAGTCATCAACTTGAAGTTTATGAAAAAATAG
- the scpB gene encoding SMC-Scp complex subunit ScpB, translating into MEFLHRHIEALIFCSPSPLGLDDIRKCLSEMFESDVPKEHIEEAIGALQEKYLQDDYAFALEHLGNGYQFLTKPAYQTSISILLKQQSTKRLSTAQMETLSIIAYKQPVTKSEMEQIRGVNCDYSVQKLLEKELVTIKGKSDSIGRPLLYGTSDKFMEYFGINSLKDLPQPKDFNQEENQIGKEQE; encoded by the coding sequence GTGGAATTTCTACACAGACATATTGAAGCATTAATATTCTGTTCACCATCTCCGTTGGGCTTGGACGATATTCGTAAATGCCTTTCGGAGATGTTTGAATCTGATGTCCCAAAGGAGCATATCGAGGAGGCGATTGGAGCGCTGCAGGAAAAATACCTGCAGGATGATTATGCTTTTGCTTTGGAGCATTTGGGCAATGGTTACCAATTCCTGACCAAACCTGCCTATCAAACCAGTATTTCAATCCTCCTCAAGCAGCAATCCACCAAGCGGCTGTCCACCGCCCAAATGGAAACCCTTTCCATCATTGCCTACAAACAACCCGTCACAAAATCCGAAATGGAGCAAATCCGCGGTGTAAACTGTGATTATTCCGTCCAAAAACTCCTCGAAAAAGAGCTCGTGACCATCAAAGGCAAATCCGACAGCATCGGAAGACCGCTACTATATGGTACCAGCGATAAGTTTATGGAATATTTTGGCATCAACAGCCTCAAAGATCTCCCCCAGCCAAAAGACTTCAACCAAGAAGAAAACCAGATCGGAAAGGAACAAGAATAG
- a CDS encoding DUF427 domain-containing protein encodes MRAIWNDQVIADSDTTIMIENNHYFPPASIKKSFFTPSDTTSSCPWKGEASYFHICVNGETNKDAAWHYFQPKEAAIRIKGYIAFWKGVKITR; translated from the coding sequence ATGAGAGCCATATGGAACGACCAGGTGATTGCCGATTCAGACACCACCATCATGATCGAAAACAACCATTATTTCCCACCGGCATCCATTAAGAAGTCATTTTTTACCCCATCCGACACGACCTCTTCCTGCCCTTGGAAAGGAGAAGCCAGTTATTTTCACATTTGTGTAAATGGCGAAACCAACAAAGATGCCGCATGGCACTATTTCCAACCGAAAGAAGCAGCCATTCGGATTAAGGGCTATATCGCGTTTTGGAAAGGGGTAAAGATAACGAGGTAA
- a CDS encoding mercuric reductase produces MKEYDAIILGAGQSGMPLAKKISSQGGAVALIEKRAIGGTCINDGCSPTKTMVSSARVAHMVSRAADYGVILPHYRVDQKAVKSRKDHIVTLFRGGAEKSLRKNESIDILMGSAAFKDSRTIQITSDTGEISFISGTKIFINTGSEPRIPKIEGLAGTPYITSTTIMELEETPTHLLIMGGGYIGLEFAQMFSRFGSKVTIIDRAERLVHKEDEDVCKEISQIFSEEGIDTLFNAEVRKVSYQDGFKLTTETPKGVLEIKGSHLLVATGRIPSSAHLGLENTRVKLTDKGFIQTDDFLQTSEKHIYALGDVAGSAPFTHIAYHDAHIAFQHAFKENAVSKHERLVPYCVFIDPQLGRIGLNEQEAQAKGIPYKTGKFLMKHAGRTLEVDETRGFFKVLVDPESKKILGATILSLDGGEILATLQMAMVGGVTYDTIATLPIAHPTLAESLNNLMGSIT; encoded by the coding sequence ATGAAAGAATACGATGCAATCATTTTGGGGGCAGGGCAGTCCGGAATGCCCTTGGCGAAAAAGATCAGCAGTCAAGGGGGGGCTGTAGCCCTGATCGAGAAAAGGGCTATCGGCGGCACTTGCATCAACGACGGATGTTCCCCTACCAAAACCATGGTCAGCTCAGCACGTGTGGCCCACATGGTTTCCAGGGCGGCAGACTATGGTGTCATCCTTCCCCATTACCGTGTCGATCAAAAAGCCGTCAAAAGTCGAAAGGACCATATCGTGACACTGTTTCGGGGAGGCGCTGAAAAAAGCCTTCGTAAAAATGAAAGCATCGACATCCTTATGGGATCGGCGGCATTTAAGGACAGCCGCACCATCCAAATCACCTCGGACACCGGGGAGATTTCTTTCATAAGCGGTACTAAAATATTTATCAACACTGGATCTGAACCCCGAATTCCTAAAATCGAAGGACTTGCCGGCACTCCCTATATTACCAGCACCACGATCATGGAACTGGAAGAAACACCCACACATCTCTTGATCATGGGAGGGGGCTATATCGGACTGGAATTTGCCCAGATGTTCAGCAGGTTTGGCAGCAAAGTCACCATCATCGACCGAGCAGAAAGACTCGTCCACAAAGAAGACGAAGATGTCTGTAAAGAAATCTCTCAAATCTTTTCGGAAGAGGGAATTGACACCCTTTTCAATGCGGAAGTCAGAAAAGTCTCCTATCAAGACGGGTTTAAGCTGACCACCGAGACGCCAAAAGGAGTGTTGGAAATAAAAGGATCTCACTTGCTGGTGGCCACCGGAAGAATCCCCTCCTCTGCCCATTTAGGCTTGGAGAACACCCGGGTGAAATTGACCGATAAAGGATTCATCCAAACAGATGACTTTCTCCAAACAAGCGAAAAGCACATCTATGCTTTAGGGGATGTCGCCGGAAGTGCGCCCTTCACCCATATCGCCTACCATGATGCACACATTGCCTTTCAGCACGCTTTTAAAGAGAATGCGGTTTCGAAACACGAGAGGCTTGTGCCGTATTGTGTATTTATCGACCCACAGCTGGGCAGAATTGGCCTTAATGAGCAGGAAGCCCAAGCCAAGGGCATCCCTTATAAAACTGGTAAATTCCTAATGAAACATGCTGGCAGGACACTAGAGGTGGATGAGACACGCGGCTTTTTCAAGGTCCTGGTAGACCCCGAGTCAAAGAAAATCCTTGGAGCCACCATCCTGAGCCTCGATGGAGGAGAAATCTTGGCCACCCTACAGATGGCCATGGTAGGAGGAGTCACCTATGATACGATTGCCACTTTGCCCATTGCACATCCAACGTTGGCGGAAAGCCTGAATAACTTAATGGGATCTATCACATAA